The segment GGAGACGCGCGCGGCGCCGTCGATGTTGTTTGCCGGGCGGCTTCCGCAAAAGGATATGCGCGCCTTGTACGCGACGGCGGAGTTTGTCGTTTTGCCGTCGCGCTGGCAGGAGCCCTTTTCGCGCGTGCTGCTCGAAGCCGCGGCGGCCGCGCGACCGATCGTCGCGGCCGACGCGGGCGGAAACGCCGAAGCGGTGATCGACGGCGTCACGGGGCGTCTCGTGCCGCGAAATGATGCGCCCGCGCTGGCCGACGCGATTCTCGCCATGCTTGAACTCCCGGAAGACGCGAGGCGCGCGATGGGCGAGCGCGCACGAGACCATACCGCCGCGCACTTCGGCGAGGCGGCGGTCGTGCCGGCCATGGAGGCGTTTTATCGCGACGTGCGGGCGGGCGCTCGCGAGGACCACGGATGACCGATCCGCGCCCGATTCGCGTCTGTTCGCCGCAGATGTCACTCTCGCCGGAGAACACCTACGGCGGGGGTATATTCCATCTGAAGCTTCTCGAGGCGCTCGCCGAGCGAGGGACGCCGTGCGTCATTCCACTCGCATTCCGGTCACAGTACGAGCCGCGCCCGAACTGGGACGTTCTGGTCATTCCCGTCGAACGCACCTACAAGCTCGGGCCGATCATCAGCAACGCCGTTTTTTTTCTTGCGCTCACATGGTTGTGGTTCGGCGCGCGGCGCCGCTTCGACATCGTGCGCGTGACGGATCCGTATTACGTCGGCCCCGCGGCGCTCGCGTTCCGCGCCCTGACCGGCGTGCCCTTGGCCGCCAATGTTTTCCATCTCGAGGACAACGAGCACATCCGGAATTTCGTGGTGCGTCATGTATGCCGCCGCTGCAACGGCGTCATTGTGACGAGCGAGTTTTCAAAGGCGCAGGCTTCGTCCCGCCTGGGGCTCGACCCGGAAAAGATCTATGTGACGTACGGCGGCACGACGGAGCTTCACGCCGCGCCGCGCACGCCGGAGGACGCCCGGCGGGCCGTCGGACTTTCCGGCAAACGCGTTTTCGGATTTGTCGGCGCCCTCTCCGAGCGAAAAAATCCCGGATATCTCCTTGAGGTGTTCGCGCCGCTCGCGCGGACGAATGCGGATCTGCATCTCGTGATCGTCGGCGACGACGCGCCGGGGGAAGAGGGTTGCCGCGAACGCTTGATGCGCCGCGCGACGACACTTGGCGTCGAATCGCGCGTGACGTTCACCGGGCGAATCGCCAACGATCGCAAGGCGCTCTACGCACGCGCGATGGATCTGTTCGTCTTTCCGAGCCTGCTGGAAGGATTCGGCCTTGCCGTCGTGGAACTGATGGCGCTGGGCGTTCCCGCGGTCGTATCAAATCGCGGATCGCTGCCGGAGGTCGTCAAGCACGACGTGACGGGGCTCGTGCTGCCACTCGAGGATCGGGATCGTTTCGGCGCCGAATTGGCGTCGCTGCTTGCGGACGACGCGCGCCTTGCGCGCTATGGCGACAATGCGCGGCGCGCGGTGCGTGAACGTTTCACGTGGGAACGTTGCGCCGAGGAAACGGACGCGATTCACGATCGCCTCACACGCAAGCGGCGGCGGCGGATTCTCGCCGTCGTTCTCAACGCGGGCGACGGAGCGGAGACGATGCGCCGCGAAGGACAGCTCGCGCGTTTCAACGATAACTACGTCGCCGCGTGGTCGCGCGCGTTCGATCGCGTGGACGTGTACGAATACGGCGCAAGCGGCGAAACGCCGTTTCCGAACGCGCATTTCGTTGCGGGCCGGCCGCGTTGGCGCGGCGTGGCGTACGGCCTTGCGCT is part of the bacterium genome and harbors:
- a CDS encoding glycosyltransferase family 4 protein gives rise to the protein MTDPRPIRVCSPQMSLSPENTYGGGIFHLKLLEALAERGTPCVIPLAFRSQYEPRPNWDVLVIPVERTYKLGPIISNAVFFLALTWLWFGARRRFDIVRVTDPYYVGPAALAFRALTGVPLAANVFHLEDNEHIRNFVVRHVCRRCNGVIVTSEFSKAQASSRLGLDPEKIYVTYGGTTELHAAPRTPEDARRAVGLSGKRVFGFVGALSERKNPGYLLEVFAPLARTNADLHLVIVGDDAPGEEGCRERLMRRATTLGVESRVTFTGRIANDRKALYARAMDLFVFPSLLEGFGLAVVELMALGVPAVVSNRGSLPEVVKHDVTGLVLPLEDRDRFGAELASLLADDARLARYGDNARRAVRERFTWERCAEETDAIHDRLTRKRRRRILAVVLNAGDGAETMRREGQLARFNDNYVAAWSRAFDRVDVYEYGASGETPFPNAHFVAGRPRWRGVAYGLALPFLHRRRIRRASLVRAMHAGAALPAVIAQMLWRRPLVVTYGYRYDAFMREKRRPLYARYAAFVARRAIKRAHAVIVTNASLEAHVRALIGPERVHLIPNGVDTEAFAPNGAIRRDGKATVVFVGRLEPQKNPLLLAAALAPMRERVRLVVAGDGALRSRLADACAGAGIEADLRGTVPHTELPALLASADVFVLPSRIEGHPKSLLEAMAAGLPCVGTRVAGIEDVLRDGETGLLVPPDDAAALCDAIERVLDDKELARTLGAAARKDVETRYDLRANIEREIALLNAVAMGVS